The Panacibacter microcysteis DNA window GTGGTCTTTGCAATTTCATCAACTGCATAATGGTTGTGTTCAGGAACCACCTGCACAAAATTGCCTTCCTGCAAATCCAGGATTGGTGTACGGCTGTTATACTCACCCTGTAGCTGAAACCCAAGCTCTGTAGCCAGGTGTAAAGTAAAATACAAAGGCAGGTTAGCGGTAAGCGTTTCATTACCCCTGTCAAGTTGTTTCAAACTATCTTCTATCAGGTAAAATAATTCAGGGTTAGCTTCCGGTTGCTTTAATACATGCTGCAATAATTCAATCATGTACATTGCCGCAGCGTTCTTTACCACATCGAAAAAAACATCATTATACAAATAACTCCACTGGTATTCTTTTATAAACTGCAGGTTCTTAAACTCGTTGTGG harbors:
- the recO gene encoding DNA repair protein RecO, translating into MITHKTKGIVVRTVKYGETSVIATIYTELFGIQSYIVKGVRQTSKKGASKAGYFQAAAMLEMEVYHNEFKNLQFIKEYQWSYLYNDVFFDVVKNAAAMYMIELLQHVLKQPEANPELFYLIEDSLKQLDRGNETLTANLPLYFTLHLATELGFQLQGEYNSRTPILDLQEGNFVQVVPEHNHYAVDEIAKTTSAINNIHFYNDLENFHLNRHIRRQLLDTYAQYLALHIEGFGELRSLKVLQEVLS